GGGCCCGGGAGATATTAAACTTCCGTGGCAACCCAACGGTTGAGGCCGAAGTCATTCTGGCCGATGGCAGCTATGGCAAGGCAGCCGTGCCTGCGGGAATCAGTACCGGAAGCCACGAAGCGGTTCAGTTATTGGACGGGGATTCCAAACGCTTCGGGGGTAAGGGTGTTCTCAAAGCGGTAGAAAACGTCCGCCAGGTGATCGCACCGGCGTTGAAGGGTATGAAGGCGACCCGGCAGAAAGAAGTCGATGAGAAGCTCCTGAACCTGGATGGCACCCCAAACAAGAGCAGGTTGGGGGCCAATGCGATTCTGGCTGTCTCTTTGGCCACAGCTTATGCCGCCGCTGCCAGCCTGAAAGTCCCCTTATACCGCTATTTAGGAGGAGAAGGACCCTTCCGTCTGCCAGTGCCGGTAATTGATATGCTCGCCGGAGGTTCGCATGCCCAGAGCTCAGTTGACCTCCAGGAGTATCTGGTGATTCCAGCGGGGCTCTCGAACTTCCCGGAAGCGCTCCGAGCCGGGGTCGATGTGTACCAAGCATTGAGAGAGGTCATTCAGAAGAAGGGGTACAGCATCCCGGAAGCGAGCGGCCCCTATACCCCGTCCCTGGGCTCCAACCGGGAGGGGGTGGAAGTTATCGCCGCGGCCATTGAGAAAGCCGGCTACAAGCTCGGGAAGGAGTGCTTTATCGGGATAGACGCCGCCACATCCGAGCTTTATAGTGATGGAAATTATGCCCTAACCGGAGAGGGACGCAACCTCACTTCGGAGGAAATGGTGGATTTATGGGCCGAGTGGGTTGAGGCCTACCCCATCGTGAGCATTGAAGACGGGTTGGCGGAAGAAGATTGGGAAGGATGGCAGGCTTTGACCAAACGGATAGGAGAAAAAGTACAACTGGTCGGAGACGACCTTTTCACTACTAACCCCGACCGCATTCAGAGAGGAATTAAACTCAAGGCGGCGAACGCCGTACTTATCAAGCCCAACCAGATCGGCACCCTGACCGAGACGCTGGAGGCGATCCGCATCACCCGAGAAGCAGGATGGGCTGCCATGTTGAGCTCCCGTTCGGGAGAGACCGAGGACAGCACGATTTCCGACCTGGCGGTCCTGGAGGGTGCCGGGCAGATAAAATTGGGGCCTCCTTGCCAGAAGAGTATCGTTAAATATAACCGGCTCCTGCGCATAGCCGATGAGTTGGGGGAAAAGGGGGAGTACGCCTGCGGTAGCATTCGTTGCTCCAGATTACAGATAATCCCCTGATACGGGGAGCCGGTGTTCCGGGAGATTTTAACTGGCGAGCGAGCCTGAGTTCATAGACAGGGAGAGAAGTTCTAATTATCCATGAGGACCAGAATTCAAAATGTGAAAGTCCTTCTCTCTACCGGGAATTTTTCCGGTCGAAAAGCCATGTTGCCGATCCTGGAAGCAGGTCTACAGGCTGCAGATCCATACTCCAATACCCGAAAACTCATTCGGGTGGAGGACGGGAAGCTGATCGTCGGGAATAAGGAATTCGAGCCCAGCGGAGACCCCAGATCTGGCGACGAGGTGTATGATCTCTCCCGGCTCGGCAGAATCTACGTTTTAGGTGCGGGCAAGGGCATCCAGAATGTGGCCAAAGCCATAGAAGATGTTCTGGGTGACCGACTCACGGGGGGCCATGTCATTGACAAGAAAGGTCATCCTTTAATTTTGAAAAGGATCGGCGTTACGCTGGGGGGTCATCCGACGCCCGACGAAGACTGTGTCAAAGGATGTGAGCGAATCCTGGAGATAACCAGAGATCTGACGGAGAAGGACCTGGTCTTTACCTGTGTGGCGAACGGTGTGTCCTCACTTCTGACCATGCCGGTGCCCGGCATAAGCGTGGAGGACTTGCGCAAGACTACGATGGTTACCCAGATCGAGCGCGGTATGCCGACGAGGGATCTCAGCCCCATCCGGAATCATCTGGATCGGATGAAAGGAGGAAGAATCTCCCGCCATATCCATCCGGCGAAAATGATCCACATCCTGGCGATCGATCCGGGTGAATATGACCAACGGATGCACGGAAATTACTGGCTTCATACCCTTCCTGACTGTACAACCTTTCAAGAGGCCATCGCCAACTTAAAACGGTATGAGGCTTGGGAGGCGGTTCCCGCCGCAGTCAGAAGACATTTGGAGGAAGCCGACCCCGAGCAGGAAACCCTCAAGGCCAAGGATTTTGATAAAATGTCTTTCCGCATCTTCGGCCTCATGCCCGGATACTGGCAGAGCGGGAAAGTGCTGCCGGCCATGAAAAAAGCCGAAGAGCTCGGGTTCAAAGCAATCATGGTTGCCGATCAACTCATAGAAATTGAGGCCAGTCAGGCTGGAATATACATGGCTGCGATTGCCAACACCGTCGAACGAAGAGGCCTGCCCTGCGAGCCTCCCTGCGCCCTGTTCTCCAGCGGGGAGTTGGTCGTAACCGTGGGGCAAGAAAAGGGGATCGGTGGACGGGACCAGGAATTCGCGCTCTCGGCGGCCCTAAGGATTGCTGGAAGTAAAAATATCGTAATTGCGGCGGTGGACACGGACGGCACCGACGGACCCGGCTCCCAGTTCATCGCCGGCTCGGTGGATATTCCCTGTCTCGCCGGGGGCATCGTGGATGGGCAGACCGTTGAGTCAGCAAAAAATTTGGGAGTGGATATCGTTGGAGAGCTGAGGCGGCATAACACCAGCCCTGCTTTGTGGAAACTCAACAGCGGGATCGTGGTGACTCCGAACATAAGTCTCATAGACCTAACGGTGGCGTTAATCATGGGGCGCTGGCCATAGGGAAAAAGATGATCGAAGTTGGGGCAAATCTTTATTCTGATCTTGAGACAGGAGGAAATTACCGGCCGGGGATTTGGGGTTTAAGAAAGGATGCTGGATTTTTGAACGGATTCTGGAAAAATGGATGGACAGGGCCAGAGAAAATTTCCGGGAGGGGAGAATGGAAAATAAAGAGAAACTTGCGGCTCCGTGCGGCTTATACTGCGGTGTTTGTGCTATTTACATTGCCCACAAAGAGAATAACTTAAAATTTAAAGAGAGATTACCGAAGGTTTATGGGGTAAGTCTGGAGGATATCCGCTGTGAAGGATGCCTCTCTGATGATTTATTCAAATACTGTCAAGTCTGTCCGATCAGGTCCTGTGTAAAGGAGAAAGGGTTCGAGGGATGCCATCAATGTAATGATTTTCCTTGCAAATATATCGAGGATTTTCCTATTCCTGTTGGTAAAAAAGTTATTTTCCGCTCCATCCCAGCCTGGAGAGAGCTGGGAACAGAGAGATGGATGGAAGAGGAAGAAAAACGCTACCATTGCCCCGATTGTGATTACAAATTGTTCCGGGGTGTGAAAAAGTGTCGGAGCTGTCAACAGCCAGTGGATGTTGATTAGCCATCCCATGTATCAGATCAAGAGGGGATCATCCATTAATTAAATTGTATAGGAAATTCCTTTTTGGACACGGATGTACACAGATTATCAGGATAAACTAAAAAGAAAATAATTATCTGCGGTTATCTGCGTAAATCTGCGTCCTATTAAATTTAAGACTGAAGTATTTTTCCATTTGATACCCGATCGCCCTTCTCCCTATACTGACTCCCAAAGAAGACTCGGAACCTCCATCCCTGCCGGGTAAGAAAGAAAGCGGGGAAAAGTTCATCCGCCAAGGAGGAGACATGAACGAGTTCAAAGTAAATGATATCAAGAAGGTTGTAGTAAT
This genomic stretch from Deltaproteobacteria bacterium harbors:
- a CDS encoding DUF4147 domain-containing protein — its product is MRTRIQNVKVLLSTGNFSGRKAMLPILEAGLQAADPYSNTRKLIRVEDGKLIVGNKEFEPSGDPRSGDEVYDLSRLGRIYVLGAGKGIQNVAKAIEDVLGDRLTGGHVIDKKGHPLILKRIGVTLGGHPTPDEDCVKGCERILEITRDLTEKDLVFTCVANGVSSLLTMPVPGISVEDLRKTTMVTQIERGMPTRDLSPIRNHLDRMKGGRISRHIHPAKMIHILAIDPGEYDQRMHGNYWLHTLPDCTTFQEAIANLKRYEAWEAVPAAVRRHLEEADPEQETLKAKDFDKMSFRIFGLMPGYWQSGKVLPAMKKAEELGFKAIMVADQLIEIEASQAGIYMAAIANTVERRGLPCEPPCALFSSGELVVTVGQEKGIGGRDQEFALSAALRIAGSKNIVIAAVDTDGTDGPGSQFIAGSVDIPCLAGGIVDGQTVESAKNLGVDIVGELRRHNTSPALWKLNSGIVVTPNISLIDLTVALIMGRWP
- a CDS encoding DUF3795 domain-containing protein; protein product: MENKEKLAAPCGLYCGVCAIYIAHKENNLKFKERLPKVYGVSLEDIRCEGCLSDDLFKYCQVCPIRSCVKEKGFEGCHQCNDFPCKYIEDFPIPVGKKVIFRSIPAWRELGTERWMEEEEKRYHCPDCDYKLFRGVKKCRSCQQPVDVD
- the eno gene encoding phosphopyruvate hydratase, yielding MTSGDTIEKIWAREILNFRGNPTVEAEVILADGSYGKAAVPAGISTGSHEAVQLLDGDSKRFGGKGVLKAVENVRQVIAPALKGMKATRQKEVDEKLLNLDGTPNKSRLGANAILAVSLATAYAAAASLKVPLYRYLGGEGPFRLPVPVIDMLAGGSHAQSSVDLQEYLVIPAGLSNFPEALRAGVDVYQALREVIQKKGYSIPEASGPYTPSLGSNREGVEVIAAAIEKAGYKLGKECFIGIDAATSELYSDGNYALTGEGRNLTSEEMVDLWAEWVEAYPIVSIEDGLAEEDWEGWQALTKRIGEKVQLVGDDLFTTNPDRIQRGIKLKAANAVLIKPNQIGTLTETLEAIRITREAGWAAMLSSRSGETEDSTISDLAVLEGAGQIKLGPPCQKSIVKYNRLLRIADELGEKGEYACGSIRCSRLQIIP